GCGCCCAGCGAGATCGTGGCCACCTTGCCGCCGGCTGCGCTGCAGCGCGACCTGACCGAGTACGAAGCCGTGGTGGGAGGTGGCTGGTGATGACGACGCCGGAGACTGAGCGCCTGGACGCCATGCTGACGCGTCTCAAGCTGACCGCCATCCGCGAGCGGCTCGACACGCTGCTCGACGAAGCCGCACGCCGGGAACTGACCCTGCGCGAGACGCTGGCCTACCTGTGCGAGCAGGAGGTGGCCCACAAGGAGCAGCGGCGCATCCAGATGGGGCTGAGCATCGCCCGCTTCCCGTTCCTGCGCACTCTGGAAGGGTTCGATTTCAGCGCTCAGCCTGCCGTCGATCCCGGTCAGATCCGTGAGCTGGCCTGCGGACGCTGGATCGCCAACGGCGACGCCCTGCTGCTGCTCGGCCCGCCGGGCGTGGGCAAGAGCCACCTCGCCGTGGCACTGGGCCGGGAAGCGGTCAAGGCCGGCTACTCGGTGCTGTTCACCACCGCCACGGCACTGATCACCCAACTGGTCCAGGCCTATGCCAATGGCGCCCTGGAGGAGCGGCTGAGGCACTTCGCCAAGCCCAAGCTATTGATCATCGACGAGCTGGGCTACCTGCCGCTGGAACCCGGGGCGGCCAACCTGTTCTTCCAGTTGGTCACCCGGCGCTATGAACGCGGCAGTCTGCTGGTCACCAGCAACCGGGCGGTCAGCGAGTGGGGTGAGGTGTTCGGTGACGCCGTGGTCGCCACAGCGATCCTCGACCGGCTGCTTCATCACAGTCACGTCATCACCATCCGCGGTGACAGTTACCGACTGCGCGCCAAGCGCAAGGCCGGGCTGATCAAGCCCGATTCCATCCACCATGACGAGCAGGTCGTCAGAGGGTAAGGGGGTCAGATTTCACTGTCGCCAGGGGGTCACTTTCTGATGTCGCTTGACACAGCCGGGCGAGACGGTGCATGCCGCGGCGGCCAAGCTGGGGCTCCACATTCCCAAGGCGTGCGGTATGGGTATCTGCGGCACGTGCCGGGTTGGGCTCAAGTCGGGCGAAGTGGACATGGACCACAATGGCGGCATTACAGAGGAGGATCTTGCCGACGGCTATATCCTGTCTTGCTGTAGCAAGCCATTGGGCGATGTCGTGGTGGAGTACTGAGGCTTGTCTGGCCGGCCACCCGGGCCTCGTGCCCTGGTGGCCATTGCCGCGTCACCGAGGCCGCGTTCCACCACCCGCCGGGCCCTTCCGACAGGATCGCGTCGTCAGAGGCTTGGCCGCTGGCGGTCGGCTTCCTCCTCCAGCACCACTTTTTCCTGATCTCCTGCACCGCCTTCAGTTCCCGAAGGAGGTGGTTGCGAAACCTGCGTGCGTTTAGCGCGACCCAAGAATAAAACGGCCGGTGTTCCCGGGTTGCCTGGATTAGTTCGTGAGCTGCATGTGGAATGTCAAATAATGCATCTTCCAATACGCCAAATACTGGAGAGCTATCCAATAGCTTTGTCATGAGATGAATAATATCAATAGTCATGGTTACGGACTGCTTCTTTCGGCTGTCGGCGTGATTGTTCTGAGTCTGGACAGTCTGTTGGTGCGCCTGGTTGATGGCAGCGGCTGGGACGTCATCTTTTGGCGTGGAGCCCTTATGGGGTTATCGTTCGGCCTGTTGTGTTGTTATGGTAAACGACTAGAAACGCTGCGTGGAAAACTCGGTGTCTCACTGGTTTCTGGCATATTGCTGGGGTTGATATCCATTTTCTTCGTGCTTGCTGTCGTTCATACCAAGGTGGCGAACGTTGTTGTGATCCTCAGTGCGGCGCCTCTATTCTCTGCTATTTTCACGCGGTGCTTCCTGAAGGAGTCCGTGCCATTGCGCACATGGATCGTCATCATGTTTGCCATGCTCGGAATCGTGTGGGTATTTTATGGTTCACTGGAGGCGTGGGATGTGGCCGGAAATATCTACGCGCTTGCCTCGGCGGCATGCGTAGGGGGAAACCTGACCTTGCTCAGGCATCATCCGAAGCTGGATCGAATACCCCTCATTGCCCTAGGGGGAGGGCTATCGGCGCTGGTCGCTTTTCCAATGGCATCACCACTGGCGCTGGATCTGAAAAGCTATGGTGTTTTGGCAATGATGGGGCTCGTGCAAATGCCATTGGCCACAGTGCTGATCAATAATGCAACACGTTATCTGCCGTCGGCAGAAGTGGCGCTTTTCTATCTGCTGGAAGCCCTGCTAGGAACGCTTTGGGGGTGGTGGTTACTGAAGGAGTCCCCCCCGAGCGCTACGCTCTTCGGTGGTGGCGTTATTATCATAACGTTGTTGATCAACTCTTTTCTGGGGATGAATCGCTCGGTTGGAGTAGGCAGCCCTAGCCAAGTTAGAGCGGGATAGTCAATTGGCGAGGCCTCCCCAGTTGGCATTTTGCTGGCGAGGCCTTCTGTCTGGGCCACCTTGATAATGACTCCCTTGGATTCTGTACACCCTACGTGACAAATGCCAGGTGTGCTCGGGGCGTCGAGGCGCCACCTCGACACCACTCCGCGGAGCTGGTACCTCGGCCAGTGTCTGGAGCGTGCCCGGCACCTACTGATCGAGACCGACATGGAGGTACTCGCCATTGGTCTGGCCAGTGGCTTCTCCTCCGCATCCAGCTTTTCGCGGGCCTTCAGCGAGCGCTATGGCCACTCCCCGCGGGAGGCACGCCGGCAGGGCTCTCAATAGCAGTTCCTTGAAGCCTTTTCTTTTGTCAACCATCTGAATATAAAGCGTATTTCGCTCGCCAATGGGGGCATTTGCACTAGTCATTGGTGCAACGGAAGGTGTTTGGCCATAGTCATTCGTACCAGCAGTAACCCGTACAACATGGCAAGCGAGGGGCGTCCCGATACCGGCATCTGAGGCCGGAAACGCCTGGCTGGTATGACGATTCCGTTGACACGAGAGGAGATAACAACATGCAACTGCCGTCACTTATCGAGATTCCCAACGGCGAGAAAGTGGTACCGACGTTCTCCGATAACGAGATGAAGGGGCGCCTCGCTCGCCTGCGCGACTACATGGCGAAGAACGAGGTCGACGCTGTTGTGTTGACCTCCTATCACAACATCAACTACTTCAGTGACTTCGTCTACTGCAAGTTCGGCCGCGACTACGGCCTGGTGGTGACCCAGGACAGCTTCACCACCGTGACCGCCAACATCGACGGCGGTCAGCCTTATCGCCGCAATCGTCTGGGCGACAACATCGTCTACACCGACTGGCAGAAGGACAACTTCTTCAAGGCCGTCAAGCAGCTCTGCGAAGGCAAGCGTCGCGTTGGCGTCGAGTACGACCACATGACGCTGCAGAACAAGCAGAAGCTCCTCGATGCGCTGGGTGATGTCGAGCTGGTCGACGCCGGCGTGCCCACCATGCAGATGCGCATGGTCAAGTCCGACGAGGAGATCGCGCTGATTCGCCAGGGCGCTCGCATCGCCGACGTGGGCGGCGTTGCCGTGCGGGATGCCATCTACGCCGGCGTGCCGGAGTACGAGGTGTCGCTGGCCGGTCAGGCCGCCATGGTGCGCGAGATCGCCAAGACCTACCCCAACAGCGAGCTGATGGATACCTGGGTGTGGTTCCAGTCCGGTATCAACACCGACGGTGCCCACAACCCGGTGACCAGCCGCCGCGTGCAGCCCGGCGATATCCTCAGCCTGAACACCTTCCCGATGATCTCCGGCTACTACACCGCCCTGGAGCGCACCATGTTCCTCGGCCATGCCTCCGACGAGCACCTGCGTCTGTGGGAGGTGAACTGCGAGGTGCACCGCCGCGGTCAGGAGCTGATCAAGCCCGGCGTGCGTTGCTGTGACATCGCCCATGAGCTCAACGAGATCTTCGCCAAGCACGACCTGCTCAAGTACCGCACCTTCGGTTACGGCCACTCCTTCGGCACCCTGAGCCACTACTACGGCCGCGAGGCGGGCCTGGAGCTGCGTGAGGACATCGAGACAGTGATCGAGCCCAACATGGTGGTCTCCATGGAGCCGATGATCACCGTGCCGGAGGGCCTGCCGGGTGCCGGTGGCTACCGCGAGCACGATATCCTGGTGGTCAACGAGCATGGAGCCGACAATATCACCGGTTTCCCGTATGGCCCGGAGCACAATATCATCAAGTAATGTTTTAACGACAAAGGGGGAGCTCTGCTCCCCCTTCTTGACGATAGCGTGCGGGGAGAAATGAGATGAGCAGTGTCAAGATAGAGAACCTTGACTGGGTAACCTACAAGTCGCTGACGGAAAGTGGTCAGTGCAGAATCATCCTCCCGGTGGGGGCCATCGAGCAGCATGGGCCTCATATGTCGCTTAATCCCGATGTGCTGATTCCCAGCCATATTGGCGAGAAGGTGGCGGAAAGAAGCAAAAATATGCTGGTAGCGCCCGCCATCAGCTATGGATATAAGTCACAGGTAAAATCCGGGGGAGGCAACTTCTTTCCCGGCACAACCTGCGTGTCGGGCGCCTCGCTTGAGAACTATGTATTCGATGTGTTGCAGGCCTATGTCAACCATGGCAATCGCGAATTCATCCTGATCAATGGCCACTTCGAGAACTCCATGCACCTCTGTGAGGCCGCCGACAGGCTGGTCAACAAGTGCAAGGGCGAAGGCATTTCGATCAAGATCTATCTGCTCTCCTACTGGGACTTCATCAGCGAGGAGACCATCGAGAAGGTGTTCCCCGACGGCTTCACAGGCTGGGCCGTTGAGCATGGCGGTGTGCTGGAGACGTCGATCATGCTCAAGCTTCACCCTGAGCTCGTCGACATGTCGAAGGCTGTCGACGTGGAGCCGGCTACCTTCCCTCCCTACGATGTCTTTCCCCCCGACCCTTCCTGGGTAGCACCGTCCGGGACCCTGTCTTCTCCGCTCAATTCGACACCGGAGAAGGGAGAAATGATCCTCGAGGAGTGTATATCGGGAATCGTGTCGCACTTGAACTGATTCACTGTCATGGGCTCCGAATCACCCTCGGGGCCCTGAGATGTCAGGGATGATGCCAAGTACAATAATAGCGAGGTATCAAGATGTCAGATAAAGAACCGGTCACGGTCCCACGGTTCACGGGACGAGACCTCCCCCCCTTCGGGCGACTGGTCATCCAGTTTGCCCCGCCCATCGCCATCATTGCCCTGATCGTGATGGTGCTTCGCAATCCCGATGGCGTCGCCTCGGTCATCTTCGACCTGAGGACCTACGTCACGGGTGGTTTCACCTGGCTGTTCATCCTCTACTCACTGTTCGCCGTAGCGGTCTGCGGCTGGCTGGCGTTCAGCAAGGTGGGAAGCCGCGTCCGTCTGGGGGGGCCCAAGGCGAAGCCCGAATACAGCAACTTCGCCTGGTACTCGATGCTCTTCGCCTGTGGCCAGGGCATCGGCCTGATCTTCTGGTCGGTGGCCGAGCCGATCATGCTGCGTGACGAGAGCCCGGTCTTCCAGGCGATGGAAGGCAACGTGGCCGGCGGTGGCATCGTCTGGGCCTATTTCCACTGGGGCTTTACCGCCTGGGCCATGTACTGCGTCGTCGCGGTGTGTCTCGCCTACTCCCACCACAACCTGGGCAAGACCCTGACCTTCCGCGAGGCGACGGTGGACCTGCTGCCGCGCTGGGCGCGTGGTGGTGCCGGCGTGGTGGTGGAACTACTGGCGATCATGGCCACCATCCTGGGGCTCTCCACCTCCTTCGCCTTTGCCGCCATGCAGTTCACCGCGGGTCTCACCTCATTCACCGGCGTGACCTCTGGGCCGACCATCTGGCTGTTCGTCATCGTGGGCCTGGGTACCGCCGCGGCGATCTCGGCGTTCTTCGGCATCAGCAAGGGGATGCGCCTGATCAGCGAGACG
The Halomonas sp. H10-9-1 DNA segment above includes these coding regions:
- the istB gene encoding IS21-like element helper ATPase IstB; this encodes MTTPETERLDAMLTRLKLTAIRERLDTLLDEAARRELTLRETLAYLCEQEVAHKEQRRIQMGLSIARFPFLRTLEGFDFSAQPAVDPGQIRELACGRWIANGDALLLLGPPGVGKSHLAVALGREAVKAGYSVLFTTATALITQLVQAYANGALEERLRHFAKPKLLIIDELGYLPLEPGAANLFFQLVTRRYERGSLLVTSNRAVSEWGEVFGDAVVATAILDRLLHHSHVITIRGDSYRLRAKRKAGLIKPDSIHHDEQVVRG
- a CDS encoding DMT family transporter — encoded protein: MNNINSHGYGLLLSAVGVIVLSLDSLLVRLVDGSGWDVIFWRGALMGLSFGLLCCYGKRLETLRGKLGVSLVSGILLGLISIFFVLAVVHTKVANVVVILSAAPLFSAIFTRCFLKESVPLRTWIVIMFAMLGIVWVFYGSLEAWDVAGNIYALASAACVGGNLTLLRHHPKLDRIPLIALGGGLSALVAFPMASPLALDLKSYGVLAMMGLVQMPLATVLINNATRYLPSAEVALFYLLEALLGTLWGWWLLKESPPSATLFGGGVIIITLLINSFLGMNRSVGVGSPSQVRAG
- a CDS encoding helix-turn-helix domain-containing protein, coding for MPGVLGASRRHLDTTPRSWYLGQCLERARHLLIETDMEVLAIGLASGFSSASSFSRAFSERYGHSPREARRQGSQ
- a CDS encoding M24 family metallopeptidase; amino-acid sequence: MQLPSLIEIPNGEKVVPTFSDNEMKGRLARLRDYMAKNEVDAVVLTSYHNINYFSDFVYCKFGRDYGLVVTQDSFTTVTANIDGGQPYRRNRLGDNIVYTDWQKDNFFKAVKQLCEGKRRVGVEYDHMTLQNKQKLLDALGDVELVDAGVPTMQMRMVKSDEEIALIRQGARIADVGGVAVRDAIYAGVPEYEVSLAGQAAMVREIAKTYPNSELMDTWVWFQSGINTDGAHNPVTSRRVQPGDILSLNTFPMISGYYTALERTMFLGHASDEHLRLWEVNCEVHRRGQELIKPGVRCCDIAHELNEIFAKHDLLKYRTFGYGHSFGTLSHYYGREAGLELREDIETVIEPNMVVSMEPMITVPEGLPGAGGYREHDILVVNEHGADNITGFPYGPEHNIIK
- a CDS encoding creatininase, with translation MSSVKIENLDWVTYKSLTESGQCRIILPVGAIEQHGPHMSLNPDVLIPSHIGEKVAERSKNMLVAPAISYGYKSQVKSGGGNFFPGTTCVSGASLENYVFDVLQAYVNHGNREFILINGHFENSMHLCEAADRLVNKCKGEGISIKIYLLSYWDFISEETIEKVFPDGFTGWAVEHGGVLETSIMLKLHPELVDMSKAVDVEPATFPPYDVFPPDPSWVAPSGTLSSPLNSTPEKGEMILEECISGIVSHLN